A DNA window from Archocentrus centrarchus isolate MPI-CPG fArcCen1 chromosome 15, fArcCen1, whole genome shotgun sequence contains the following coding sequences:
- the ccdc88ab gene encoding girdin isoform X5, with product MENEVFTPLLEQFMLTPLVCWVKTVGHSTVTDGTKLSEYIELVDGIYLNEIMLEINPKATVQRTNKKVNNDPTLRIQNLSILIRQIKSYYQECLQQLVMMPLPNVLILGRNPLSEQGLEEMKKLLLLLLGCAVQCEKKEEYIERIQILDFDTKASIASHIQEVTHNQENVVDLQWLESGEMPPEDLDGLSRNLAFHLKRLVDERDTQLETIVELTQERDCVQLSPLAPCPTQSPSDSPSMRRTESRQHLSVELADAKAKIRRLRQELEEKSEQLLDTRQELENMEVELKKLQQESYQLLSDARSARAYRDELDALREKAIRVDKLESELSRYKERLHDIEFYKARVEELKEDNQILLETKTMLEEQLDASRTRSDKLHLLEKENLQLKSKIHDLEMERDLDRKRMEELLEENLVLEMAQKQSMDESLHLGWELEQLSKTPELTEAPQKSLGEEVNELTSSRLLKLEKDNQTLLKTVEELRAAASQDTMTKLAKANQENQKLNKKLEELEGELTADKESLRSAESLSTDLMKEKALLEKTLETLRENSERQLKGLEQENKHLNQTVSSLRQRCQVGAEARVKDVEKENRVLHESICETTAKINKLEFERKQLRKELEVMKEKGERAEELEIQMRKLERENESLQKKVASLGITCEKVASLEKENSELEAEGRRLKKKLDTLKNMAFQLEALEKENAQLEQENLELRRSAESLRSAGAKAAQLEAENRELESEKSQLKRSLELLKASSKKTERLEVSYQGLDTENQRLQKALENSSKKIQQLEAELQEVEAENQSLQRNLEELKISSKRLEQLEQENKTLELESSQLEKDKKLLEKENKRLRQQAEIRDSKLDDSNQRITSLEKENRTMGKEMIFFRDSCTRVKDLEREKKEMVKQALIDKKTLVTLREELVSEKLRTQQMTNDLEKLTHELEKIGLNKERLLHDESSDDRFKLLETKLESTLKSTLEIKEEKIAALEARLQESSNLNQQLRQELKTVKKNYEALRQREEEERMVQSSPPKGGEDPQAVSKWEKESHEATRELLKVKDRLIEVERNNATLQAEKVALRSQLKQLDTQNSNLQAQIVAVQRQTASLQENNTTLQTQNAKLQVENSTLSSQSAALMAQNAQLQSQQSSVEGEREGALKEKEELRATYELLLRDHEKLAALHERQAAEYEALIGKHGGLKTSHKSLEQQHRELEDKYKQLLQRKGELEELEKNLKVQQEKMTLENQTHQATADQCKLLKEENDRLNSTYRQLLKDNENLQLDHKNLKSQLNGAKLEQTKLEAEFSKLKEQYQQLDITSTKLTNQCELLSQLKGNLEEENRHLLDQIQTLMLQNRTLLEQTMESKDLFHVEQRQYIDKLNELRRQKEKLEEKIMDQYKFYDPSPPRRRGNWITLKMKKLIKPKSRERMRSLTLTPCRSESGDSFLMFPHDSQDSSSIGSGTNSLDDTLTHKRSSRRRGQQSHAQVQGSSNAIKRLPFMRNRSKDKDKAKAIYRRSMSMNDLLQTMVVAGCPEAQWAGSTENLDGAEAGDANMTGSSRRSGQRMKELAFSTNAIDCATFSLPSAGHSRANHRLQVKDNASCEDVGGSSDDPKIQASRPSSLHSNRTTSSNSNNNSHLTSPLEGKGTLNGCLSRPHSESSGEFSLSLDQEVWSSSGSSPVQQPTSSRSSHQSPLQLRRSLDPSTATGSPGQTQIRKTGSPGSEVLSLQQFLDESIDPAESGSQENLTVDSPRLSTSSEHEQKERTVTKGRGILRSSSGKAAPVSADRPPRSSGQPGRPSLRKAESTRVKGSAPIRSSLSSQGKATSVSERLDSTSSTLPRASSVISTAEGTTRRTSIHDLLSKDNRQPVSVDPSPPAASSRAGLRSQPTPSEYHPNSTNLKGPLTATPMPKSLSLPCHSSEDSDLSTFQSFLGPSFTVESVFMDSIFSESADKNLPFLSLNPTLVSNISGPPVTNKTHSPPVPHQNQTPHSQSNGQMRSREDVDQSRVNNTDQSLSPEERESLWYEYGCI from the exons AGCAAGGTCTAGAAGAGATGAAGAAACTGTTACTGCTGCTACTGGGCTGTGCTGTCCAG TGTGAGAAAAAGGAAGAGTATATTGAGCGTATCCAGATTTTGGACTTTGACACCAAAGCTTCCATAGCATCCCACATCCAAGAG GTGACTCATAACCAGGAAAATGTAGTGGACCTGCAGTGGTTGGAAAGTGGGGAAATGCCTCCAGAGGATTTGGACGGTCTCTCCAGAAACCTGGCTTTCCACCTCAAGCGTCTGGTGGATGAAAGGGACACGCAGCTGGAG ACTATAGTAGAGCTTACCCAGGAGAGAGACTGTGTGCAGCTCTctccactggctccctgtccaacCCAGTCTCCCAGTGATTCTCCCAGCATGAGGAGGACAGAAAGCCGACAgcacctctctgtggagttGGCTGACGCCAAGGCCAAGATCAGACGCCTTCGGCAGGAACT agaggagaagagtgaGCAGCTTCTGGACACCAGACAGGAGCTTGAGAACATGGAGGTGGAGCTCAAGAAACTTCAGCAAGAG AGCTATCAGCTGCTGTCAGACGCTAGGTCGGCTCGGGCCTACCGCGACGAGCTGGATGCGCTCAGAGAGAAAGCGATACGCGTAGACAAGCTGGAGAGCGAGCTGAGCCGATACAAGGAGAGACTTCACGACATCGAGTTTTACAAGGCCAGAGTTGAG gagctgaaggaggaCAACCAGATTCTACTGGAGACAAAGACCATGCTGGAGGAGCAGCTGGATGCTAGCAGGACCCGGTCCGACAAACTGCATCTTCTGGAGAAGGAGAATCTGCAGCTCAAATCCAAGATCCACGACCTGGAGATG GAGCGGGACTTGGACCGTAAGCGTATGGAGGAGCTTTTAGAGGAGAACCTTGTGCTTGAGATGGCCCAGAAACAGAGCATGGATGAATCCCTGCACCTTGGGTGGGAGCTGGAACAGTTATCAAAGACACCAGAGCTAACAGAAG CCCCTCAGAAGTCTCTGGGTGAGGAGGTGAATGAGCTGACCTCCAGCCGCCTGTTGAAGCTAGAGAAAGACAATCAGACTCTGCTGAAGACTGTTGAGGAACTCAGAGCAGCAGCCAGTCAGGACACTATGACAAAACTGGCCAAAGCTAACCAAGAAAACCAGAAGCTGAACAAGAAA ttggaggagttggagggcgAACTGACAGCAGACAAGGAGTCGCTCCGCAGTGCTGAATCTCTCAGTACTGACCTGATGAAGGAGAAGGCTTTACTGGAGAAGACTCTGGAAACGCTCAGAGAAAACTCAGAGAGACAG CTGAAGGGTCTCGAACAGGAGAACAAGCACTTGAACCAGACTGTGTCATCCCTGCGCCAGCGCTGCCAGGTGGGCGCTGAGGCCCGGGTCAAAGATGTGGAAAAAGAGAACCGCGTTCTCCACGAGTCAATCTGTGAGACaactgccaaaataaataaGCTGGAGTTTGAAAGGAAACAGCTGC GCAAGGAGCTTGAAGTTATgaaggagaaaggagagagagcagaggagctgGAAATTCAGATGCGGAAGTTGGAAAGGGAAAATGAGAGCCTGCAGAAGAAAGTTGCAAGTCTTGGAATCACCTGTGAAAAG GTGGCTTCTTTGGAGAAGGAGAATAGTGAGCTGGAGGCAGAGGGCCGCCGCCTGAAGAAGAAGTTGGACACTCTGAAAAACATGGCCTTCCAGCTGGAAgctttggaaaaagaaaacgCCCAGCTGGAGCAGGAGAACCTGGAACTTCGACGTTCAGCTGAGAGTCTCCGGTCAGCGGGGGCTAAGGCGGCTCAGCTGGAGGCAGAGAACAGGGAGCTGGAAAGCGAGAAGAGCCAGCTGAAGCGCAGTCTGGAGCTGCTCAAAGCCTCGTCTAAGAAGACTGAGAGATTAGAG GTGAGCTACCAGGGCCTAGATACTGAGAACCAGCGCCTGCAGAAGGCTTTAGAGAACAGCAGCAAGAAGATCCAGCAGTTGGAGGCAGAGCTGCAAGAGGTGGAGGCTGAGAACCAGTCCCTCCAGCGTAACCTGGAGGAGCTCAAGATCTCCAGTAAACGTCTTGAGCAACTGGAGCAGGAG AACAAGACTCTGGAGCTGGAAAGTTCCCAGCTAGAGAAAGACAAGAAGCTCCTGGAGAAGGAGAACAAGCGATTAAGGCAGCAGGCCGAGATCCGTGACTCCAAGCTGGATGACAGCAACCAGCGGATCACCTCCTTGGAGAAGGAAAATCGGACAATGGGCAAGGAGATGATCTTCTTCAGAGACTCCTGTACGCGGGTCAAAGACctggagagggagaaaaaggagaTGGTCAAACAGGCCCTGATCGATAAGAAGACCCTTGTCACGCTCAGAGAG GAGCTTGTGAGTGAGAAGCTGCGGACTCAGCAGATGACAAATGATCTCGAGAAACTGACCCATGAGTTGGAGAAGATTGGCCTGAACAAAGAGAGGCTCCTGCATGATGAGAGCTCAGACGACAG GTTTAAGCTCCTGGAAACTAAACTGGAGTCAACCCTGAAATCAACTCTGGAGATCAAAGAGGAGAAAATTGCTGCGCTTGAGGCAAGACTGCAGGAGTCTTCCAACCTTAACCAGCAACTTCGCCAGGAGCTCAAAACG GTGAAGAAAAACTATGAGGCCCTGcggcagagagaggaggaggagaggatggTGCAGAGCTCACCCCCTAAAGGAGGAGAGGACCCTCAGGCTGTCAGTAAATGGGAGAAAGAAAGCCATGAAGCCACAAGAGAACTGCTGAAAGTCAAAGATAGACTCATTGAGGTGGAGAGGAAT AATGCCACTCTGCAGGCTGAGAAAGTGGCCCTCAGGAGCCAACTCAAACAACTGGACACTCAAAACTCCAACCTGCAGGCTCAGATAGTGGCCGTGCAGCGGCAGACGGCCTCCTTACAGGAGAACAATACGACACTACAGACGCAGAATGCCAAACTGCAG GTGGAGAACTCCACTCTGAGCTCACAGAGTGCAGCCCTCATGGCCCAGAATGCCCAGCTGCAGAGCCAGCAGAGCAGTGTGGAAGGAGAGCGTGAAGGAGCgctgaaagagaaagaggagctgAGGGCCACCTATGAGCTGTTGCTCCGCGATCACGAGAAACTGGCGGCGCTCCACGAGAGGCAGGCAGCTGAATATGAAGCCCTGATCGGGAAGCACGGTGGCTTGAAGACTTCCCACAAGAGCctggagcagcagcacagggagCTGGAGGACAA gtaCAAACAGCTCTTGCAGAGAAAGGGagagctggaggagctggagaaaAATCTGAAGGTGCAGCAGGAAAAGATGACACTGGAGAACCAGACCCATCAAGCCACAGCTGACCAGTGCAAATTGCTCAAAGAGGAAAATGATAG GTTGAATAGTACCTATCGTCAGCTCCTGAAGGACAATGAGAATCTCCAGCTGGACCACAAAAACCTAAAGAGCCAACTGAACGGTGCAAAGCTGGAGCAAACCAAGCTGGAGGCTGAGTTCTCTAAACTAAAGGAGCAGTACCAGCAGCTGGACATCACCTCCACCAAGCTGACCAACCAGTGTGAG TTGTTGAGCCAGTTGAAGGGAAACTTGGAGGAAGAGAATCGTCACTTGTTGGATCAGATTCAGACTTTGATGCTACAAAATCGCACACTGCTGGAGCAGACTATGGAGAGCAAGGACCTGTTCCACGTAGAGCAAAGACAATACAT AGACAAGCTAAATGAGCTGAGGAGACAGAAGGAGAAGCTGGAGGAGAAGATTATGGACCAGTACAAGTTCTACGACCCTTCACCTCCACGCAG GCGCGGCAACTGGATTACTCTGAAGATGAAGAAGCTGATCAAGCCGAAGAGCCGGGAGAGGATGCGCTCTCTCACACTGACTCCATGTCGTTCGGAGTCCGGAGACAGTTTTCTGATGTTTCCCCACGACAGCCAAGACAGCTCATCCATAGGCTCAGGCACCAACTCGCTAGATGACACTCTCACGCACAAGAGGAGCAGCA GGAGGAGAGGGCAGCAGTCCCATGCCCAAGTGCAGGGTTCCTCCAATG CTATAAAAAGGTTGCCTTTCATGAGGAACAGATCCAAGGACAAAGACAAGGCCAAGGCCATCTACCGGCGCTCCATGT CTATGAATGACCTGCTTCAGACCATGGTGGTGGCAGGCTGTCCTGAGGCTCAGTGGGCCGGCAGCACGGAGAATCTAGATGGGGCTGAAGCTGGAGATGCCAACATGACGGGTAGCAGCAGGCGCAGTGGGCAGCGCATGAAGGAGCTCGCCTTTTCTACCAATGCCATCGACTGTGCCACCTTCAGCCTGCCCAGTGCAGGACACAGCAGAGCCAACCACCGTcttcaggtcaaag ACAATGCCTCCTGCGAGGATGTCGGCGGCTCCTCAGACGATCCCAAGATTCAAG CCTCGAGACCTTCCAGTCTTCATAGCAACAGGACCACCAGTAGTAATAGTAACAATAACTCCCACCTCACTTCTCCTCTGGAGGGCAAAG GCACGTTGAACGGCTGCCTCAGCAGGCCACATAGCGAGAGCAGCGGTGAGTTCAGCCTGAGTCTGGACCAGGAGGTGTGGtccagcagcggcagcagcccCGTCCAGCAGCCAACCTCTTCACGCTCCTCCCACCAGAGCCCCCTGCAGCTGCGGAGGTCCCTCGATCCATCCACTGCCACGGGCAGCCCTGGCCAGACCCAGATCAGGAAGACGGGATCCCCAGGGAGCGAGGTGCTTTCCCTGCAGCAGTTCCTGGATGAGAGTATTGATCCTGCAGAG tcTGGCAGTCAGGAGAACCTCACTGTAGACTCTCCTCGCCTCTCCACCTCCTCTGAGCACGAGCAGAAAGAACGCACTGTCACAAAGGGCCGGGGCATACTGCGCTCGTCAAGTGGAAAAGCGGCACCAGTGAGCGCTGACCGGCCACCGAGATCTTCCGGACAACCGGGGCGCCCTTCCCTGCGGAAGGCCGAGAGCACACGCGTGAAAGGCTCCGCACCGATCCGCTCCAGCCTGTCTTCACAGGGCAAAGCGACCTCAGTCTCTGAACGCCTTGATTCGACCTCCTCCACCCTGCCTCGAGCCAGCAGCGTCATTTCCACCGCTGAAGGTACCACACGGCGTACCAGCATCCACGACCTGCTGTCCAAGGACAACCGGCAGCCTGTTTCTGTTGACccttctcctcctgctgcttcaTCCAGGGCTGGGCTACGTTCGCAGCCCACACCCAGTGAGTACCACCCCAACAGCACCAACCTTAAGGGACCCCTCACCGCCACCCCCATGCCCAAGTCACTCAGCTTACCTTGCCATAGCTCGGAGGACTCCGACCTCTCCACCTTTCAGTCTTTCCTTGGCCCTTCCTTCACTGTAGAGTCTGTGTTCATGGACTCCATCTTTAGTGAGTCAGCAGACAAAAACCTCCCCTTCCTGTCTCTTAACCCCACCTTAGtcagcaacatcagtgggcCTCCTGTTACAAATAAGACCCACTCTCCTCCTGTGCCACACCAAAACCAGACCCCTCACAGCCAATCAAATGGCCAGATGAGATCCCGAGAGGATGTTGATCAGAGTCGTGTGAATAATACGGACCAGTCACTGAGCCCAGAGGAGAGGGAGTCTCTGTGGTATGAGTACGGCTGTATCTAA